One genomic region from Peromyscus eremicus chromosome 20, PerEre_H2_v1, whole genome shotgun sequence encodes:
- the Ebag9 gene encoding receptor-binding cancer antigen expressed on SiSo cells isoform X2, producing MFEKVLALTMAITQFRLFKVCTCLATVFSFLKRLICRSGRGRKLSGDQITLPTTVDYSSVPKQTDVEEWTSWDEDAPTSVKIEGGNGNVATQQSSLEQLEPDYFKDMTPTIRKTQKIVIKKREPLNFGIPDGSTGFSSRLAATQDMPFIHQSSELGDLDTWQENTNAWEEEEDAAWQAEEVLRQQKIADREKRAAEQQRKKMEKEAQRLMKKEQNKIGVKLS from the exons ATGTTTGAGAAG GTTTTGGCTCTCACCATGGCCATCACTCAGTTTCGATTATTTAAAGTTTGTACCTGCCTAGCAACAGTGTTCTCGTTCCTAAAGAGACTAATATGCAG ATCTGGCAGAGGAAGGAAATTAAGTGGAGACCAAATCACTTTGCCCACCACAGTTGATTATTCGTCTGTCCCTAAGCAG ACAGATGTGGAGGAGTGGACTTCCTGGGATGAAGATGCACCCACAAGTGTGAAGATTGAAGGAGGGAATGGGAATGTGGCAACACAACAAAGTTCTCTGGAACAGCTAGAACCTGACTATTTCAAGGACATGACACCAACTATACGGAAAACTCAGAAA ATTGTCATTAAGAAGAGAGAACCATTGAATTTTGGTATCCCCGATGGTAGCACAGGTTTTTCCAGTAGATTGGCGGCTACACAAGACATGCCTTTCATTCATCAGTCA tCAGAATTAGGTGACTTAGATACCTGGCAAGAAAACACCAACgcatgggaagaggaagaagatgcagCCTGGCAAGCAGAAGAAGTTCTGAG GCAGCAGAAAATtgcagacagagaaaagagagcagcagaacaacaaaggaagaaaatggagaaagaggCGCAGCGTCTGATGAAGAAGGAGCAAAACAAAATCGGTGTGAAGCTTTCCTAA
- the Ebag9 gene encoding receptor-binding cancer antigen expressed on SiSo cells isoform X1 — translation MFSLPPGPCAAVPPSLSGPRTPGAPIAPTSTPQPTRLPPSAVESASLDARLRARDCVTRKLARVLFCSSVQWVLALTMAITQFRLFKVCTCLATVFSFLKRLICRSGRGRKLSGDQITLPTTVDYSSVPKQTDVEEWTSWDEDAPTSVKIEGGNGNVATQQSSLEQLEPDYFKDMTPTIRKTQKIVIKKREPLNFGIPDGSTGFSSRLAATQDMPFIHQSSELGDLDTWQENTNAWEEEEDAAWQAEEVLRQQKIADREKRAAEQQRKKMEKEAQRLMKKEQNKIGVKLS, via the exons ATGTTCAGTCTTCCCCCCGGGCCATGTGCCGCCGTCCCGCCCTCCCTCTCCGGGCCTCGCACCCCTGGGGCCCCGATCGCCCCAACATCCACACCCCAGCCCACCCGGCTCCCACCGTCTGCAGTGGAGAGCGCCTCGCTTGACGCCCGCCTCCGGGCGCGGGATTGCGTAACCCGAAAGCTCGCTCGCGTGTTGTTTTGCTCATCCGTGCAGtgg GTTTTGGCTCTCACCATGGCCATCACTCAGTTTCGATTATTTAAAGTTTGTACCTGCCTAGCAACAGTGTTCTCGTTCCTAAAGAGACTAATATGCAG ATCTGGCAGAGGAAGGAAATTAAGTGGAGACCAAATCACTTTGCCCACCACAGTTGATTATTCGTCTGTCCCTAAGCAG ACAGATGTGGAGGAGTGGACTTCCTGGGATGAAGATGCACCCACAAGTGTGAAGATTGAAGGAGGGAATGGGAATGTGGCAACACAACAAAGTTCTCTGGAACAGCTAGAACCTGACTATTTCAAGGACATGACACCAACTATACGGAAAACTCAGAAA ATTGTCATTAAGAAGAGAGAACCATTGAATTTTGGTATCCCCGATGGTAGCACAGGTTTTTCCAGTAGATTGGCGGCTACACAAGACATGCCTTTCATTCATCAGTCA tCAGAATTAGGTGACTTAGATACCTGGCAAGAAAACACCAACgcatgggaagaggaagaagatgcagCCTGGCAAGCAGAAGAAGTTCTGAG GCAGCAGAAAATtgcagacagagaaaagagagcagcagaacaacaaaggaagaaaatggagaaagaggCGCAGCGTCTGATGAAGAAGGAGCAAAACAAAATCGGTGTGAAGCTTTCCTAA